From Theileria annulata chromosome 1, complete sequence, *** SEQUENCING IN PROGRESS ***, one genomic window encodes:
- a CDS encoding nucleolar phosphoprotein (Nopp34) (Tap821d03.p1c.cand.36 - score = 48.72;~SMART RRM (SM00360) at aa 14-87, E()=4.81e-26), whose amino-acid sequence MERKVSYKKNENNVIYVGNLPKQLSEEQLKTYFNQFGDVIKIRLMKSKKTNGSRGYAFVQFEDHEIAKIAAETMDKYIIDGKSLKVHVKEGDQIVKHLFKRGKKISVKKNKVKLINNKLELMSRNFETKLENILDSIKNGNKHDSHEEIKSFIDKLSAKVEKLKDKQKRFDTDLYNGQIEVYSKALITLKNHINS is encoded by the exons ATGGAAAGAAAGGTTTCATataaaaaaaatgaaaataatgtaatttaTGTTGGAAATTTACCAAAACAACTCTCTGAAGAACAGCTAAAGACTTATTTTAATCAGTTTGGAGATGTAATCAAAATTAGATTGATGAAATCCAAAAAG ACTAATGGATCGAGAGGATATGCTTTTGTCCAGTTTGAGGACCATGAAATCGCAAAGATCGCAGCTGAAACTATGGATAAATACATTATAGATGGCAAAAGCCTTAAGGTTCATGTCAAAGAAGGGGATCAAATAGTCAAACATCTATTTAAA aGAGGGAAAAAGATATCGGTAAAGAAGAATAAAGTAAAGTTgataaataacaaattgGAATTAATGTCGAGAAATTTTGAGACGAAActagaaaatatattagattCTATAAAGAATGGAAATAAACATGATTCACATGAGGAAATAAAGTCGTTCATAGATAAATTAAGTGCTAAggttgaaaaattaaaggaTAAACAGAAGAGATTTGATACAGATTTGTATAATGGACAGATTGAAGTTTATTCTAAAGCACTCATAACTTTAAAGAATCatataaattcataa
- a CDS encoding uncharacterized protein (Tap821d03.p1c.cand.35 - score = 32.38;~SMART pfam:AAR2 (PF05282) at aa 1-424, E()=1.10e-04), with protein sequence MSGEIENSTVVVILDQKEDEIVGFDFISFPEANIVSGIWNLTPGSHFMYIKNKEKGNIFNYNNSSDECRLGEFLYLKKGEIKVYKRSQVEEGSLFELVEEYCNQKYKESIVMGHLRGKMSKIPENLSNLWANITDCINPELILRLRPINKVITNQPFPASKSENSEIPPENNINTDLRSDCELRNCTTRLELSDSEEDPSKTLEEYKNVASNLSSFKSKVDVNLIKSSDKSNGCSFNDTKKSENHVDDSVEKDYESIYYSDIPMCNDRIRKMKEITPEQLTKMHMDTSYIIDSISNDNRSNGYKMAEFNNKYLYVLGELQYSFLVFILCFNFESLEQYKRLLRAFCNAESLLINDQELTRNFLRTLRFQIEIWDEQHDVYQKDNFLTHHLCNLREIMIDNSDKLKTCLDHFKLLEDSFKLKFGISLNDLNTIHSNII encoded by the coding sequence ATGAGTGGTGAAATTGAGAACTCCACTGTAGTAGTAATCTTGGATCAAAAAGAAGATGAAATTGTAggatttgattttatttccTTTCCGGAAGCCAATATTGTATCTGGAATTTGGAATCTTACTCCAGGTTCACATTTTATGTACATTAAGAATAAAGAAAAaggtaatatatttaattataacaATTCTTCAGATGAATGTAGACTAGGAGAGTTTTTATACCTAAAAAAAGGTGAAATTAAAGTTTATAAGAGATCGCAAGTAGAAGAAGGTTCATTATTTGAGTTGGTGGAGGAATATTGTAATCAGAAATACAAGGAATCGATAGTTATGGGTCATTTGAGAGGTAAAATGTCTAAGATTCCTGAAAACCTATCGAATTTATGGGCAAATATCACGGATTGTATTAATCCAGAACTTATTCTAAGACTCAGACCGATCAATAAAGTTATTACAAACCAGCCTTTTCCAGCTAGTAAATCAGAAAACTCTGAAATACCGCCTGAAAACAACATAAACACTGATTTAAGAAGTGATTGTGAGTTAAGAAATTGTACAACAAGATTGGAACTCAGTGATAGTGAAGAAGACCCATCAAAAACACTagaagaatataaaaatgtagCAAGTAATTTATCGTCATTTAAAAGTAAAGTTGATGTAAACCTGATTAAAAGTAGTGATAAGAGTAATGGCTGTAGTTTTAATGACACAAAAAAGTCAGAGAATCATGTAGATGATAGTGTAGAAAAGGATTATGaatcaatatattattcagATATACCAATGTGCAATGATAGAATAAGAAAAATGAAGGAAATAACACCAGAACAGCTAACGAAAATGCACATGGATACCAGCTATATCATAGATTCAATCAGTAACGATAATCGTTCAAATGGGTATAAAATGGctgaatttaataataagtATTTGTATGTTCTGGGAGAGTTACAGTATAGCTTTCTGGTCTTCATTTTGTGCTTTAATTTTGAGAGTTTGGAACAGTACAAAAGACTTTTAAGAGCATTTTGTAACGCTGAGTCACTGTTAATTAATGACCAGGAATTGACTAGAAATTTTCTAAGAACCCTCAGATTTCAAATAGAAATCTGGGACGAACAACATGATGTGTACCAAAAGGATAATTTCTTGACCCATCACCTGTGCAATTTACGCGAAATAATGATTGATAACagtgataaattaaaaacttGCTTAGATCACTTTAAACTGTTGGAAGACTCTTTCAAACTAAAATTTGGAATCTCACTCAATGATTTGAACACAATACACTccaatataatataa
- a CDS encoding uncharacterized protein (Tap821d03.p1c.cand.34 - score = 103.92;~Tap821d03.p1c.cand.34 - score = 103.92;~SMART 3 WD40 (SM00320) domains, at aa 168-206, E()=8.96e-02; 209-255, E()=1.46e-01; 745-785, E()=1.07e+00; pfam:PHD (PF00628) at aa 1275-1336; BROMO (SM00297) at aa 1567-1668, E()=8.72e-04): MKPENDQTTPQTQVKAFNIEAFNLLQSTFSKHIKKREFVDSNQSDSHQIDPSDENNENVELNTISELISSALYEFLDNLQAKVNFDTFDVVQKSLDSIQNKLKAIEYSKWNRPISSRYRNVYNRLLQRTIKPQYTPNTHNISLDYVILSRKLTHLINIWSHQNSVDDSLEDDSTYIEPPQVTVVKFDKTGEVIITGGSEGIIKLWDVTTCKLIMSLKRHSGPINHIDIHPTNSFIISSNTTLSTEQYNSEIYLWEINVNFYRPHKVINNVNDIVFLKFATSTATWVPKNIEDISMKGVDFNDRKNWEASIENTIIISLDKNNVLKVYRMRDMITSSSGNNIYNEVAPKYIVDLFNHEVTGCDISINFSDSNCLAALGIKPMEYNNSSSRNVTFNSIVHCIKNDTFHDNNFNVKGKYRNLTDKNGVILLKIPITPSDNDNSVDDRCECDSNMKNTSTCVNMCTLCGRVKYNKSNIFENDVEENEMEPNRSGIINKFLWESDHSSSIEKYFNTVIPDFTFVNASLFESFTFNFPVMHYLKNSSNLIMPAFIGKTPAFVKESGDLDNLFVNFLGNECGISPQIRFSNTSMDYVTASKDNKFFLWQYENGKFVPKQLYSEDLNFDFENYVLTLGTNNATNTITDSVSRTSSVNRTVNDKSMYNIVSLEWSCNDKYVCIADELMNKEACVNGSSGTNSVFRVSFFTDYGKFIAEKRVKLHVVKVKYNPVSEDLCIILCQPSDVMVYNIATRTVINTISFENSASWLDIQWHPMGHKFVTCGKYGSLSLFSTDSQTLMDKTPNYQLTVSDYNSHIQSYINAPYRGFEPENLRLKRYFSSFSDSQITMEGDSTYEMITKALFGGPVAFLNEQLNTVLLHIGATISRYHNVSYGVTNDVDNNGLLYGVMMRLGGFDEYFRSHNTETDVNLLRIVDQFLHLLQNSNDKNGENNNDGVECSIEDCIVCKNYANKVEQHSNYILSKDSYVTLRSVTDKNGIVILSLPPSQRPSEFVEAIQIVQSEDLHTPRRFSNTVATTQPPSDLHSVVNSTSSDGVLTSAGRTVTIEPQVLEREEDEEESEDSDYEESPEESDSESHENDASVRRSVRASTRRSYEVEEDSEKYSLRAKRGFNEDSYKIKEIDSAKKLSNTIGAISILNQNKPGELEEEEIEERFCILCGMSSDGYYTNLTRSQTQKFSTTLFSQGHSFNPGCKFYENTIVGPMNIHRRYRSYLEDYHNLSKRINSNGNIFAHSACIITSQVKIDQSTKLINFPEILVTSSYEKCGFCDSNFATVPCVDCGRFFHYPCAVAQYKGHMRYDKDMEIVNYFDPLLCKRYFCIDCGVKSENGKQDYLTSICFLKPDTRDWLTNKSDVFENKFNVQVGDYIVLTPDCIFERYNTHVPWITQQWFPILVKVLDKSYVFTDDMSVTGCILVESVFGEPGQFCVFTSPEIMLTLLRDFLISPYNLSSVKVGSKVKCKINGQIIETEVKNVKQTLNGLNFNINGEIPDETLELTELKRVIEDVYKIGHNSVSISYDKKIKWVDCWNLDLNDEIKPKLEEVFGKIKSKGLNQEHKDKFLNLIQDPKYGIFEYVEEYGLRSHEWVYEYWRYIPRPISLNEIREKLRNDYYRTPKGVWAEIKLLISNCINFNETSSNYSKIAREVDVNLDNLMINMANDYNWTVIFEHIWPFIRNFVKPSVQPSSQPHRKNEINQVEQEFGEYNVSKRRKVNVQEPVRRSSRIVQKVEKQVEEVKVRKKTLYNLR, translated from the exons atGAAGCCGGAAAATGATCAAACCACACCCCAAACACAAGTAAAAGCCTTTAATATCGAGGCATTTAACCTATTACAGTCAACATTTAGTAAACATATAAAGAAAAGAGAATTTGTAGATTCAAATCAGTCAGATTCCCACCAAATAGATCCATCagatgaaaataatgaaaatgtggaattaaatacaatatCAGAATTAATTTCCTCAGCTCTTTACGAGTTTTTGGACAATTTGCAAGCCAAAGTTAATTTTGACACATTTGACGTGGTACAAAAATCACTAGATTCCATCCAAAACAAACTAAAAGCTATAGAATATTCCAAATGGAATAGACCAATATCAAGTAGATATCGAAATGTGTACAATAGACTGCTCCAGAGAACAATAAAACCCCAATATACACCAAATACACATAATATATCGTTAGATTATGTGATCCTGTCGAGAAAGCTTACACACCTGATAAATATTTGGTCACACCAGAACTCAGTAGATGATAGTCTTGAAGACGATTCTACGTATATTGAGCCACCGCAAGTGACAGTTGTTAAGTTTGATAAGACAGGGGAGGTGATAATAACAGGAGGATCAGAAGGGATAATTAAACTTTGGGACGTTACAACGTGTAAACTAATTATGAGCCTTAAAAGGCATTCAGGACCAATTAACCATATTGATATACATCCAACAAATTCGTTCATTATCTCCTCAAATACAACGCTTTCTACAGAACAGTACAACTCTGAGATATACTTATGGGAGATTAACGTTAACTTTTACAGACCGCAcaaagtaataaataacGTCAATGATATTGTGTTTCTGAAGTTTGCAACTTCAACAGCCACCTGGGTGCCGAAAAACATAGAAGATATCTCGATGAAAGGAGTGGATTTCAATGATAGAAAGAATTGGGAGGCTAGTATAgaaaatacaataataataagtttggataaaaataatgtgttAAAAGTGTATAGAATGAGAGACATGATTACGTCGTCGTCAGGAAATAACATATACAACGAAGTTGCGCCCAAGTACATAGTGGATTTGTTTAACCACGAAGTAACAGGGTGTGATATTAGCATTAACTTTTCAGACTCAAACTGTTTGGCTGCCCTGGGTATAAAACCCATGGAGTATAATAACAGTAGTAGTAGGAATGTAACCTTTAATTCAATAGTACattgtattaaaaatgatacGTTCCATGATAATAACTTCAATGTCAAGGGGAAATACAGAAATTTAACTGATAAAAACGGAGTAATTTTGTTGAAAATCCCAATTACACCATCTGATAATGATAATAGTGTGGATGATAGATGTGAATGTGATTCTAATATGAAGAATACATCAACATGTGTTAATATGTGTACTTTGTGTGGTAGagttaaatataacaaaagtaatatatttgaaaatgatgtGGAAGAGAATGAGATGGAACCGAACCGATCAGGAATTATAAACAAGTTCCTGTGGGAGTCAGATCATAGTTCGTCAATTGAAAAGTATTTTAACACTGTTATTCCAGATTTCACATTCGTCAATGCGTCATTATTCGAGTCGTTTACATTTAATTTCCCAGTTATGCATTACCTCAAAAATTCAAGTAACTTGATCATGCCAGCATTTATTGGGAAAACGCCAGCATTTGTTAAGGAATCGGGAGATTTGGATAATTTGTTTGTAAACTTTTTGGGAAATGAATGCGGAATTTCACCACAAATAAGATTCTCAAACACCTCAATGGACTATGTAACAGCTTCAAAAGATAACAAGTTTTTCCTGTGGCAATATGAAAACGGTAAATTTGTACCAAAACAATTATATTCtgaagatttaaattttgattttgaaaattatgttTTAACGCTAGGGACTAATAACGCCACTAATACAATCACAGATAGTGTTAGTAGAACAAGTAGCGTTAATAGAACAGTTAATGATAAAAGCATGTATAATATCGTATCGCTGGAATGGTCATGTAATGACAAGTATGTGTGTATAGCAGATGAATTGATGAATAAGGAAGCTTGTGTGAATGGTTCAAGTGGAACAAATTCAGTTTTTAGAGTATCGTTTTTCACAGACTATGGGAAATTTATTGCCGAAAAAAGAGTCAAATTGCATGTTGTTAAAGTTAAATATAACCCAGTGAGCGAAGACCTgtgtattatattatgtCAACCATCCGATGTTATGGTGTATAACATCGCAACAAGAACGGTAATAAACACAATTTCGTTTGAAAATTCCGCGAGTTGGCTGGATATTCAGTGGCACCCGATGGGACACAAATTCGTTACTTGTGGAAAATATGGATCGTTATCGCTATTTTCAACTGACTCTCAAACTTTGATGGACAAAACCCCGAATTATCAGTTGACAGTGTCTGACTATAACTCACACATACAAAGTTACATTAACGCACCATACAGAGGATTTGAGCCTGAGAATTTAAGACTTAAAAGGTACTTTTCAAGTTTCTCAGACTCCCAAATTACCATGGAAGGAGATTCAACATATGAAATGATTACGAAGGCACTTTTTGGTGGGCCAGTTGCATTTCTGAATGAACAACTAAATACAGTACTGTTACACATCGGGGCAACAATTAGTAGATATCATAATGTATCATATGGAGTAACGAATGACGTTGATAATAATGGGCTGTTATATGGTGTAATGATGAGATTGGGAGGATTTGATGAGTATTTCAGATCACACAACACTGAAACTGATGTAAATTTACTGAGAATTGTAGAccaatttcttcatttgTTGCAAAACtctaatgataaaaatggtgaaaataataatgatggCGTGGAATGTAGCATAGAAGATTGTATAGTATGTAAGAACTATGCCAACAAAGTTGAACAGCATAGTAATTACATTCTGTCGAAGGATTCTTACGTAACACTCAGGAGTGTGACTGACAAAAATGGAATAGTAATACTGTCATTACCTCCCTCACAAAGACCGAGCGAGTTCGTGGAAGCAATACAAATTGTACAGTCTGAAGATTTGCATACGCCAAGACGTTTTTCAAATACTGTGGCGACCACACAGCCACCTTCAGATTTACACTCAGTGGTTAATTCTACAAGTTCTGATGGTGTGTTAACAAGCGCTGGTCGTACAGTGACGATTGAGCCACAGGTGTTAGAGAGAGAAGAGGATGAAGAGGAATCAGAGGATTCTGACTACGAAGAATCACCAGAAGAATCAGATTCTGAGTCACATGAAAATGACGCGTCAGTAAGAAGATCAGTAAGAGCAAGCACAAGAAGAAGTTATGAAGTGGAAGAAGATAGTGAAAAGTATAGCCTAAGAGCAAAAAGAGGATTTAATGAGGATTCCTATAAGATTAAGGAGATAGATTCAGCCAAGAAATTGAGTAACACTATAGGGGCAATATCAATACTAAACCAGAATAAACCGGGAGAATtagaagaagaagaaattGAGGAAAGATTTTGTATACTGTGTGGAATGAGTAGTGATGGATACTATACAAATTTGACTAGAAGTCAGACTCAGAAGTTCTCCACCACCCTGTTTAGTCAAGGGCATTCATTTAACCCGGGGTGTAAGTTTTATGAAAACACAATAGTAGGGCCTATGAACATCCACAGAAGATACCGGTCATACCTTGAGGATTATCATAACTTATCAAAACGTATTAATTCAAATGGTAATATATTTGCGCATTCAGCATGTATTATTACATCACAGGTCAAAATCGACCAATCgacaaaattaattaatttccCA GAAATTCTTGTTACAAGTAGTTACGAAAAGTGTGGATTTTGTGATTCGAACTTCGCAACAGTACCATGTGTAGACTGTGGAAGGTTCTTCCATTACCCGTGTGCTGTAGCACAGTATAAGGGTCACATGAGATACGATAAGGATATGGAGATTGTAAACTATTTCGACCCTCTGCTTTGCAAAAGATATTTTTGTATAGACTGCGGAGTTAAGAGTGAAAATGGGAAACAGGACTATCTAACAAGTATATGTTTTTTGAAGCCAGATACAAGAGATTGGCTCACTAATAAATCAGATGTATTTGAGAATAAATTTAACGTCCAAGTGGGAGattatattgttttaaCACCAGACTGTATATTTGAACGCTATAACACACATGTGCCCTGGATTACGCAACAATGGTTTCCAATTCTCGTTAAGGTTCTTGACAAATCATATGTTTTTACGG ATGATATGAGTGTGACTGGATGTATATTGGTTGAGTCCGTTTTTGGAGAACCTGGTCAATTTTGTGTATTTACAAGTCCAGAAATTATGTTAACACTACTTAGAGATTTTTTGATAAGTCCGTATAACTTATCAAGTGTGAAAGTTGGTTCAAAGgttaaatgtaaaataaatggacAGATTATTGAAACTGAAGTAAAGAATGTAAAACAGACTCTTAAtggtttaaattttaatataaatggtGAAATACCAGATGAAACTCTGGAATTAACCGAGTTAAAAAGAGTAATTGAAGATGTGTATAAAATCGGCCACAACTCTGTAAGCATATCATACGATAAGAAAATTAAg TGGGTTGACTGTTGGAACTTGGatttaaatgatgaaaTCAAACCAAAGTTGGAAGAAGTTTTTGGTAAAATCAAGTCAAAAGGATTAAATCAAGAACATAAAGACAAGTTTTTGAACCTTATCCa AGATCCTAAATATGGAATATTCGAGTACGTAGAAGAATATGGATTGAGATCACATGAATGGGTATACGAATACTGGCGATATATACCAAGACCAATTAGcttaaatgaaattagaGAAAAGCTGAGAAACGACTATTACAGAACTCCAAAAGGTGTTTGGGCTGAAATTAAACTCTTAATTTCAAACTGTATAAACTTCAACGAGACTTCGTCAAATTACTCGAAAATCGCTAGGGAAGTGGATGTAAACCTGGATAATCTGATGATAAATATGGCGAACGATTACAATTGGACAGTTATTTTTGAACACATTTGGCCCTTTATAAGGAATTTTGTAAAGCCAAGTGTGCAGCCTAGTAGCCAGCCACATcgaaaaaatgaaataaatcAAGTGGAACAGGAGTTTGGGGAGTATAATGTTTCAAAGAGAAGGAAAGTTAATGTACAGGAACCAGTTAGAAGAAGTAGTAGAATTGTTCAAAAGGTAGAAAAACAAGTAGAAGAAGTAAAAGTGAGGAAGAAaacattatataatttgagATGA
- a CDS encoding protein kinase, putative (Tap821d03.p1c.cand.33 - score = 23.11;~Tap821d03.p1c.cand.33 - score = 23.11;~SMART STYKc (SM00221) at aa 12-273, E()=2.31e+00) — translation MGFFSAKFENEYTLGKRIFNGAKFQVRECRGIKDERDYVVKIYASDLEEVNTIRYEYHLFVKNKINSIPNVLRLKDCFFDKYYVYYVIQRYYGNDLFRTVMNGHKYSEYDLSCYFRQLFRCLSALHGMNIVHRRISGKNLVFLEKENKTLVLKGTRYILSTHEFSKFNVVVEHSIQYLSPEIISQETNLHNIMKSDVWACGVILYTLLFGNNLFPIEFPYEKYAQNIVKCRINWLHDSPLLKSKLAVDFCKSLLKQNPSERFSAKEALFHPWISGDKMYSHNTELASDRFYSEVKNAIDELDTLDENTSRQYRHKFNDEKPLNSSSHLTLNKVSPGHTFGTGTSVSSRSSRLTTADSTVRIRNKCLPFNFRIPSFKFFKFKSKQRDKKPLMENPVVDKYIKDDEAE, via the exons ATGGGATTCTTCTCGGCCAAATTCGAAAATGAATATACACTTGGAAAAAGGATATTCAACGGA GCAAAATTCCAAGTAAGAGAGTGTCGCGGAATAAAAGATGAACGAGATTACGTAGTTAAGATCTATGCCTCGGACCTCGAAGAGGTTAACACGATCCGTTATGAGTACCACCTCTTCGTAAAGAACAAAATCAACTCCATCCCTAACGTACTCAGACTCAAAGACTGTTTTTTCGATAAATATTACGTCTATTACGTAATTCAACGTTACTA TGGAAACGATTTGTTCCGGACTGTTATGAATGGTCATAAATACAGTGAATATGATTTATCGTGTTATTTTAGACAGTTGTTTCGATGTTTGTCAGCTCTACATGGAATGAATATTGTCCACAGGAGAATTAGCGGGAAAAACTTAGTATTCCTGGAGAAGGAAAATAAAACACTTGTGCTCAAAGGGACGAGATATATACTCAGTACACATGAATTCTCAAAGTTCAATGTCGTTGTTGAACACTCAATACAGTATCTGTCTCCAGAGATTATCTCACAAGAAACTAATCTacataatataatgaaGAGCGATGTTTGGGCATGCGGAGTCATACTCTATACGCTACTATTCGGGAATAATCTATTCCCTATTGAATTCCCGTACGAAAAGTATGCACAAAATATCGTAAAGTGTCGAATTAACTGGTTACATGACTCACCTCTACTCAAATCAAAACTCGCAGTTGACTTTTGTAAGTCTCTTCTAAAACAAAATCCAAGTGAACGATTTTCTGCAAAAGAAGCATTATTTCATCCATGGATTTCAG GAGATAAGATGTATTCACATAATACGGAATTGGCTTCGGATAGGTTTTATTCTGAGGTTAAAAATGCAATTGATGAACTCGATACATTAGATGAAAATACATCAAGACaat ATCGACATAAGTTTAATGATGAAAAACCATTGAACTCTTCTAGTCACTTGACGTTAAATAAAGTTTCCCCTGGACACACTTTTGGGACTGGAACTAGTGTAAGTTCCAGATCATCGAGACTGACAACAGCAGATTCGACAGTTAGGATACGCAATAAGTGCCTTCCATTTAATTTTCGCATCCCGTCCtttaaatttttcaaattcaaatCAAAACAACGAGATAAAAAACCACTTATGGAAAATCCCGTTGTCgataaatatatcaaagATGATGAGGCTGaataa
- a CDS encoding uncharacterized protein (Tap821d03.p1c.C.cand.65 - score = 30.85;~SMART 6 WD40 (SM00320) domains at aa 31-70, E()=2.28e+02; 73-112, E()=3.68e+01; 115-154, E()=1.40e-03; 157-197, E()=1.75e-04; 201-238, E()=2.23e-01; 242-281, E()=3.71e-01), with protein MGEYFRVRSVEGLRQSASEPTDQDQNLRSYFKWLKVVGKGKESSTISNLSLSQSDHLCSISFGTKVKFYDYEEQLFCYTYNSSKSFVRCASFRSDSKLAAVSDDSGNVDVVALELKSLLRRFRAHEGACHCHSFSYDKLSLLSGGDDSAVKLWDVAQETCSLTLDGHTDRVRSLTPVPGDCNLWATACYDKIARVYDIRTPEKPVTKLEMDSPVEHVSISSSGFRLITTAGNQVKVWDISSGLKLELTVSPHLRAITRSFLSDDDNLLITSSLDGTVKYSDINNGLKVSHMYRFDGEVTSFDFKYNNVLAVGLSTSDWLIRYNNKLDSGNDIGSYVQNGLETVRVDTVRDSVEVMGYKPMKLGLLDRLVKTFQYKAAMDLALTLTTAHVYNLIELLIVRGTLSTAVKNRDEKSILPLLKFVSTQLNKDINNTNLLLEFLITILDNNHWLKECTDEAVLAEMKRIPNKINLELYQHTILLRLKGLIDLII; from the exons ATGGGCGAATATTTCAGGGTCCGCTCGGTAGAAGGTCTTAGACAGTCGGCTTCTGAGCCCACCGATCAAGACCAAAACCTTAGAAGCTACTTCAAATGGTTAAAAGTTGTTGGCAAAGGCAAAGAATCCTCAACCATCTCCAACCTTTCCCTTTCTCAATCAGACCATCTCTGTTCTATTTCGTTTGGAAcaaaa GTTAAGTTTTATGACTATGAAGAACAGCTGTTTTGTTATACTTATAACTCTTCCAAGAGCTTTGTACGCTGCGCTTCCTTCCGCTCTGACTCGAAGCTCGCAGCCGTTTCCGACGACTCTGGAAATGTTGATGTCGTAGCACTAGAGTTGAAAAGCTTGCTTCGACGTTTCAGAGCCCACGAAGGCGCTTGTCACTGCCACTCCTTCTCGTACGATAAACTGAGTCTGTTGTCAGGAGGTGACGACTCTGCCGTTAAGCTCTGGGACGTTGCCCAGGAAACCTGCTCACTAACACTCGACGGACATACAGACAGAGTACGCTCCTTGACTCCCGTTCCAGGAGATTGCAACCTTTGGGCCACTGCATGCTACGACAAAATCGCACGCGTATATGATATTAGAACACCTGAAAAACCAGTTACAAAGCTAGAAATGGACTCCCCAGTTGAACATGTATCTATCTCGTCTTCAGGCTTTAGGCTTATTACCACAGCAGGAAACCAAGTTAAGGTGTGGGATATTTCCTCaggtttaaaattagagTTGACGGTCTCCCCTCACTTGAGGGCTATCACGAGGTCCTTTCTATCAGACGACGATAATCTTTTGATCACGTCATCACTCGATGGGACAGTTAAATACAGCGACATCAATAATGGCCTGAAAGTCAGTCATATGTATAGATTTGATGGTGAAGTCACTTCATTTGACTTTAAGTATAATAACGTGTTAGCCGTAGGCTTATCCACATCAGATTGGCTGATACGTTATAACAACAAACTTGACTCAGGTAACGATATTGGAAGTTATGTGCAGAACGGTTTGGAAACAGTTAGAGTAGACACAGTGAGAGATAGTGTGGAAGTGATGGGATATAAGCCAATGAAGCTTGGACTCCTAGACCGCCTAGTTAAGACTTTCCAGTATAAAGCCGCCATGGATTTAGCCCTTACCCTGAC gaCTGCACATGTTTACAATTTAATTGAGCTCTTGATTGTAAGAGGGACGCTATCAACTGCAGTTAAAAACCGGGACGAGAAGTCGATTTTGCCTTTGCTGAAATTCGTCTCAACTCAGCTTAACAAGGACATTAACAACACGAACCTGTTACTGGAGTTTTTAATCACCATTTTGGACAACAATCACTGGCTCAAGGAGTGTACAGACGAGGCTGTTCTTGCCGAGATGAAGCGGATTCCTAACAAAATTAACCTTGAGCTGTACCAACACACAATTCTTCTAAGGCTCAAAGGTCTCATTGACctaattatatag